The following coding sequences are from one Leguminivora glycinivorella isolate SPB_JAAS2020 chromosome 7, LegGlyc_1.1, whole genome shotgun sequence window:
- the LOC125227744 gene encoding uncharacterized protein LOC125227744 isoform X2, which yields MSKRTAKEKLIHYREKIKRLEQIYDSSSSEDEDVVMDPDGPILAHDPIIQEPQRNIENPEPEHNSSVPMSDHNNGIIVPENQADLPMSSAQPELAPDMLLALGESTEAPRNTAKTSTTI from the exons ATGTCTAAGCGCACAGCTAAAGAAAAATTAATTCACTATCGTGAAAAAATCAAGAGACTTGAACAAATTTATGATTCGTCTTCATCGGAAGATGAAG ATGTTGTAATGGACCCTGACGGTCCCATACTGGCTCATGATCCTATTATACAGGAACCACAAAGAAACATCGAAAATCCCGAACcggaacataatagtagtgtacCGATGTCGGACCATAATAACGGGATTATTGTACCTGAAAATCAGGCAGATTTACCGATGTCGTCAGCTCAACCCGAGCTCGCTCCAGACATGCTGCTCGCACTCGGAGAGTCCACAGAGGCACCCCGGAATACGGCGAAAACATCCACGACAATCTAA
- the LOC125227744 gene encoding uncharacterized protein LOC125227744 isoform X1 — translation MTTEARDKILKDYLVPDNCRLLQAPKLNVEISAAVPDMVRNRDKNLAATQQQLGNGIAAINRAMDILIKCADPNGIRAMKHLSNGCRILCDIHASLTQNRIKLITPSLDKSFLQVIQDTERDETLFGNKLAEKIKAAKTIEKQGLQIKKTSPKKPATAQPSTNRASYSGNWTAPPRYASNRGGRRGARRQASYSRRALPDAQPAKAAPATRTSAQTP, via the coding sequence ATGACGACCGAAGCTAGAGATAAAATCTTAAAAGACTATTTGGTTCCCGACAACTGCCGGTTGTTACAAGCACCAAAATTAAACGTGGAGATTTCAGCAGCCGTACCCGATATGGTTCGTAACCGAGACAAAAATCTGGCCGCGACGCAGCAGCAACTCGGCAACGGAATCGCTGCTATTAACAGGGCCATGGATATTCTAATCAAATGCGCCGATCCCAACGGAATCAGAGCTATGAAACACCTCAGCAACGGTTGCCGCATTCTGTGTGACATCCATGCGTCACTTACTCAGAATCGAATAAAACTCATCACCCCTAGTCTCGATAAGTCGTTCTTGCAAGTTATTCAAGATACAGAACGTGATGAAACGCTGTTCGGCAATAAATTGGCTGAAAAAATCAAGGCGGCGAAGACCATTGAAAAACAAGGTCTTCAAATTAAGAAAACGTCTCCAAAGAAACCCGCGACGGCACAACCGTCGACAAACCGAGCGTCGTACTCGGGAAACTGGACAGCGCCCCCTCGTTACGCGTCGAACAGGGGGGGGCGGAGAGGTGCTCGCAGGCAGGCGAGCTACAGCCGTCGGGCGCTTCCGGACGCACAGCCGGCCAAGGCGGCCCCTGCGACCAGGACGAGCGCCCAGACACCGTAA